In Marivivens aquimaris, one genomic interval encodes:
- a CDS encoding twin transmembrane helix small protein, with product MLNDPFNMLVIGACCVVAIILLWGIGTFAVGDENRGKQSNKIMRYRIYAQAVAVAIIAALVYLRK from the coding sequence ATGCTGAACGACCCATTCAATATGCTCGTTATCGGCGCCTGCTGCGTAGTGGCGATCATTCTACTGTGGGGTATCGGCACCTTCGCAGTCGGCGACGAAAATCGCGGCAAGCAATCGAACAAGATCATGCGCTACCGCATTTACGCGCAGGCCGTGGCCGTCGCTATCATCGCAGCACTCGTTTACCTTCGGAAGTAA
- the tuf gene encoding elongation factor Tu yields the protein MAKAKFERSKPHVNIGTIGHVDHGKTTLTAAITKYFGDFKAYDQIDGAPEEKARGITISTAHVEYETEARHYAHVDCPGHADYVKNMITGAAQMDGGILVVNAADGPMPQTREHILLARQVGVPALVVFMNKVDQVDDEELLELVEMEIRELLSTYDFPGDDIPIVAGSALAAMEGRDPEIGEEKIKALMAAVDEYIPTPARAVDQPFLMPIEDVFSISGRGTVVTGRVERGVINVGDEIEIVGIRDTSKTTCTGVEMFRKLLDRGEAGDNIGALLRGVDREGVERGQVLCKPGSVKPHTKFEAEVYILTKEEGGRHTPFFANYRPQFYFRTTDVTGTCILPEGTEMVMPGDNLKLQGELIAPIAMEEGLRFAIREGGRTVGSGVVSKIIE from the coding sequence ATGGCTAAGGCAAAGTTTGAACGTTCCAAACCGCACGTTAACATTGGCACGATCGGCCACGTTGACCACGGCAAAACCACTCTGACGGCAGCGATCACCAAGTACTTTGGCGATTTCAAAGCGTACGACCAGATCGACGGCGCACCGGAAGAGAAGGCCCGCGGTATCACCATTTCGACCGCCCACGTCGAATACGAGACCGAAGCACGTCACTACGCACACGTCGACTGCCCGGGTCACGCTGACTACGTTAAGAACATGATCACCGGTGCTGCCCAGATGGACGGCGGTATCCTGGTTGTTAACGCAGCTGACGGCCCGATGCCGCAGACCCGCGAGCACATCCTTCTGGCTCGCCAGGTTGGCGTTCCGGCTCTCGTTGTGTTCATGAACAAGGTTGACCAGGTTGACGACGAGGAACTCCTCGAGCTCGTCGAAATGGAAATCCGTGAACTGCTTTCGACCTACGACTTCCCGGGCGACGATATTCCGATCGTAGCAGGTTCGGCTCTGGCCGCTATGGAAGGCCGCGATCCGGAAATCGGCGAAGAGAAGATCAAGGCTCTGATGGCTGCTGTCGACGAGTACATCCCGACTCCGGCACGTGCTGTTGACCAGCCGTTCCTGATGCCGATCGAAGACGTGTTCTCGATCTCGGGGCGTGGTACCGTTGTGACCGGTCGTGTTGAGCGCGGTGTGATCAACGTTGGTGACGAAATCGAGATCGTGGGTATCCGCGACACCTCGAAGACCACCTGTACCGGCGTTGAAATGTTCCGCAAGCTGCTGGATCGCGGTGAAGCCGGCGACAACATCGGCGCCCTGCTGCGCGGTGTTGACCGTGAAGGCGTTGAGCGTGGCCAGGTTCTGTGTAAGCCGGGTTCGGTCAAGCCGCACACCAAGTTCGAAGCCGAGGTCTACATTCTGACCAAGGAAGAAGGCGGCCGTCACACTCCGTTCTTCGCGAACTACCGTCCGCAGTTCTACTTCCGCACCACTGACGTCACCGGTACCTGCATCCTGCCGGAAGGCACCGAGATGGTCATGCCGGGCGACAACCTGAAGCTTCAGGGCGAACTGATCGCTCCGATCGCTATGGAAGAAGGCCTGCGCTTCGCGATCCGCGAAGGTGGCCGCACCGTTGGTTCGGGCGTTGTCTCGAAAATCATCGAGTAA
- a CDS encoding cob(I)yrinic acid a,c-diamide adenosyltransferase: MVVLNKIYTRTGDAGQTALGNGNRVAKYDPRVSAYGTVDELNATLGMARLYAEGDLSDKIAAIQNDLFDLGADLCRPEMEKDAEAPYPVLRIIDTQVDRLEREIDAMNANIEPLRSFILPGGTALAAHLHLSRTVARRAERLAVELASIEDVNQSAIKYLNRLSDWLFVAGRVANDNGKQDILWEPGKTR; encoded by the coding sequence ATGGTTGTTCTGAACAAGATTTACACGCGCACTGGTGACGCGGGCCAAACCGCGCTGGGGAACGGCAATCGCGTTGCCAAATACGATCCTCGGGTTTCGGCCTACGGCACCGTCGACGAACTGAACGCGACGCTCGGCATGGCCCGCCTTTATGCCGAAGGTGACCTCAGCGACAAGATCGCGGCGATCCAGAATGACCTCTTTGATCTTGGCGCTGACCTCTGCCGCCCCGAGATGGAAAAAGACGCCGAGGCACCCTATCCCGTACTGCGCATCATCGACACACAAGTTGACCGGCTCGAACGCGAGATCGACGCAATGAACGCGAACATCGAACCGCTGCGCAGCTTCATCCTGCCTGGCGGCACCGCGCTGGCTGCTCACCTGCACCTGTCGCGTACAGTGGCCCGCCGCGCCGAGCGCCTTGCGGTGGAGCTTGCGAGCATCGAGGACGTGAACCAGTCGGCCATCAAGTACCTCAATCGCCTGTCTGACTGGCTGTTCGTCGCGGGCCGTGTCGCCAATGACAACGGCAAACAGGATATCCTCTGGGAGCCGGGCAAGACCCGTTGA
- a CDS encoding SH3 domain-containing protein → MKRTIVAVSLVLLGGTFYELSGGSDFTPATRAEAQTASAQSTIDGASVPLMGGIFASREEILAQADAHAAATAPVTTISTRSVSLSKVQAKPVEQEAVVQQAALTTTEAAPVEPEAPAVDAYVVDGSWVNMRQGPGTRFGVIDTLPRGTEVEVIAVESGWANLRVISSGETGWMAKNLLADQNT, encoded by the coding sequence ATGAAACGCACCATTGTTGCTGTAAGCCTCGTCCTGCTTGGAGGCACTTTCTACGAACTCTCGGGTGGTTCGGACTTCACTCCTGCGACCCGTGCCGAAGCCCAAACCGCTTCTGCTCAATCCACTATCGACGGCGCGTCCGTCCCGCTCATGGGTGGAATTTTCGCCAGCCGCGAGGAAATTCTCGCACAGGCCGACGCCCACGCTGCGGCGACCGCTCCGGTAACCACTATTTCGACCCGTTCGGTCTCGCTTTCCAAAGTCCAAGCGAAACCGGTCGAGCAAGAGGCTGTCGTTCAGCAAGCTGCTCTGACCACGACCGAAGCCGCACCTGTCGAGCCTGAAGCTCCCGCTGTTGACGCCTACGTTGTTGACGGAAGCTGGGTGAACATGCGCCAGGGTCCGGGTACGCGTTTTGGCGTGATCGACACACTGCCGCGTGGCACCGAAGTTGAAGTCATTGCTGTTGAAAGCGGCTGGGCCAATCTTCGCGTAATCTCTTCGGGTGAAACCGGCTGGATGGCGAAAAACCTGCTGGCCGACCAGAACACTTGA
- the rplK gene encoding 50S ribosomal protein L11, giving the protein MAKKVMGQLKLQVPAGDAKPAPPVGPALGQRGINIMEFCKAFNAKTADMEKGAPCPTVITYYQDKSFTFEIKTPPASYYLKKAASLKSGANKPGKETVGNVTVAQVREIAEAKMKDLNANSVEAAMQIILGSARSMGIEVK; this is encoded by the coding sequence ATGGCCAAGAAAGTAATGGGGCAGCTCAAGCTGCAAGTCCCCGCTGGCGACGCAAAGCCGGCACCGCCCGTCGGTCCGGCTCTCGGTCAGCGCGGCATCAACATCATGGAATTCTGCAAGGCGTTCAACGCCAAGACTGCAGACATGGAAAAGGGTGCTCCGTGCCCGACCGTGATCACTTACTACCAAGACAAGTCGTTCACCTTCGAAATCAAGACCCCGCCGGCGTCGTACTACCTGAAGAAGGCCGCAAGCCTGAAGTCGGGCGCCAACAAGCCAGGCAAAGAGACTGTTGGTAACGTTACTGTTGCTCAGGTTCGCGAAATCGCTGAGGCCAAAATGAAAGACCTCAACGCCAATTCGGTAGAAGCCGCTATGCAGATCATTCTGGGTTCGGCACGCTCCATGGGCATCGAGGTAAAGTAA
- the rplL gene encoding 50S ribosomal protein L7/L12 — protein MADLKKLAEEIVGLTLLEAQELKNILKEEYGIEPAAGGAVMVAGPAGDAGGAAAEEKTEFDVVLKDAGASKINVIKEVRGITGLGLKEAKELVEAGGKVKEGAAKAEAEEIKAKLEAAGAKVELA, from the coding sequence ATGGCTGATCTGAAGAAACTTGCTGAAGAGATCGTTGGTCTGACCCTTCTCGAAGCACAGGAACTGAAAAACATCCTGAAAGAAGAGTACGGCATCGAGCCGGCAGCTGGTGGCGCCGTAATGGTTGCTGGCCCGGCTGGCGACGCTGGTGGCGCTGCTGCTGAAGAAAAGACCGAATTCGACGTCGTCCTGAAGGACGCCGGCGCTTCGAAGATCAACGTGATCAAAGAAGTTCGCGGCATCACCGGTCTTGGCCTGAAAGAAGCCAAAGAGCTCGTAGAAGCTGGCGGCAAGGTCAAAGAAGGCGCTGCGAAAGCAGAAGCAGAAGAAATCAAAGCCAAGCTGGAAGCAGCTGGCGCCAAGGTCGAACTGGCCTAA
- a CDS encoding SDR family NAD(P)-dependent oxidoreductase has product MKMRSILITGCSSGIGYDAAHGLRKAGWRVFASCRKAEDAERLKAEGFEAPVLDLADHASIVAALDEVLAATGGTLDALYNNGAFACPGAVEDLPREALQEVFNTNVFGTHDLTREVIKVMRRQGHGHIITCSSVLGLVAYRWRGAYVASKFALEGLMDCLRIEMRDTPIHFVLIEPGPITSKIRENSIPLFERFVDWRNSARAVQYETLTKRLYESSGPDRFELPASAVTDKIIKALDSGKPAPRYYVTTPTYLMGTLKRLLPTRTLDRLIAKG; this is encoded by the coding sequence ATGAAAATGCGCTCCATTTTGATTACGGGATGCTCTTCGGGCATTGGATATGACGCCGCTCACGGTTTGCGAAAGGCCGGTTGGCGTGTCTTTGCATCGTGTCGCAAGGCCGAAGATGCAGAACGCCTGAAGGCCGAGGGCTTTGAAGCCCCAGTCCTCGACCTCGCAGACCACGCGTCCATTGTCGCAGCTTTAGACGAAGTGCTGGCCGCGACTGGCGGCACGCTTGATGCCCTCTACAATAACGGCGCATTTGCTTGCCCTGGCGCTGTAGAAGACCTTCCTCGCGAAGCGCTGCAAGAAGTCTTCAACACGAATGTCTTTGGCACCCATGACCTGACCCGCGAGGTCATCAAGGTCATGCGCCGCCAAGGGCACGGCCACATCATCACGTGCTCATCCGTGCTCGGCCTTGTCGCCTATCGCTGGCGCGGCGCCTATGTCGCTTCGAAGTTCGCGCTCGAAGGGCTGATGGACTGCCTACGCATCGAAATGCGCGATACCCCCATCCACTTCGTACTGATCGAACCTGGCCCCATCACCTCGAAAATCCGCGAAAACTCGATCCCGCTGTTTGAGCGTTTCGTCGACTGGCGCAACTCTGCCCGCGCTGTGCAGTATGAGACCCTGACCAAGCGCCTCTATGAAAGCAGCGGACCTGACCGGTTCGAGTTGCCCGCATCCGCGGTGACCGACAAAATTATCAAGGCGCTCGATAGCGGCAAGCCCGCCCCGCGATACTATGTCACGACACCCACCTATTTGATGGGCACACTCAAGCGTTTGCTGCCTACACGAACGCTCGATCGGCTGATCGCAAAAGGCTAA
- a CDS encoding DNA topoisomerase IV subunit A, producing MTESSEDPQIGTPDYSEPLRRAIGERYLTYALSTIMHRALPDARDGLKPVHRRILYAMRELRLASNGGFRKSAKISGDVMGNYHPHGDAAIYDAMARLAQDFAVRYPLVDGQGNFGNIDGDNPAASRYTEARMTAHAEALLEGLNENAVDYRPNYDGTLEEPVVLPAAFPNLLANGASGIAVGMATNIPPHNLHELIEACLHLIKSPDARDETLMQYVPGPDFPTGGIIVEPRESIAETYRTGRGSIRLRARWEIEDLGRGQWQAVVTEIPYQVQKSKLIEKLAEVIQTKKVPLLADVRDESADDIRIVLEPRAKTVEPEMLMGMLFKNSDLELRFSMNMNVLIDGVTPKVCSMKEVLRAFLDHRREVLCRRSQHRMDKIDHRLEVLEGLIIAFLNLDRVIDIIRYDNDPKAALMAEDWSIKRKRATDETDYVSPLPSKGEGELTEVQAEAILNMRLRSLRRLEEIELTRERDALLEERAGLVELLADNGKQWAKIAEELRETRKQFGHSAERGKRLTTFADAAEVEEVPMEAMIEREPITVICSKMGWIRAMKGHVSLDTEFKFKDGDEGRFAFHAETTDKMIVVGSNGRFYTLLGANLPGGRGMGEPLRLMIDLPNDVEIVDILVHQTGRKLLVASSEGDGFIVPEAEVMAQTRAGKQVLNVKDGIVTRVVKPVVGDTVAVVGENRKVLVFPIEELPEMTRGKGVRLQKYKDGGLSDATTFNIADGLSWFDPAGRKRTETELAEWSGKRAGTGRMAPRGFPRDNKFN from the coding sequence ATGACCGAAAGCTCCGAAGACCCCCAAATCGGCACCCCCGATTATTCCGAACCGCTTCGCCGCGCGATTGGTGAGCGTTACCTCACCTATGCGCTTTCGACGATTATGCACCGTGCGCTGCCTGATGCGCGGGATGGTCTGAAGCCGGTTCACCGCCGCATCCTCTATGCGATGCGCGAACTGCGTCTGGCGTCGAACGGCGGTTTCCGTAAGTCGGCAAAGATCAGCGGTGACGTGATGGGTAACTATCACCCCCACGGCGACGCTGCGATCTACGACGCGATGGCCCGCTTGGCGCAGGACTTTGCCGTGCGCTATCCGCTGGTGGATGGTCAGGGCAACTTCGGCAATATCGACGGCGATAACCCTGCTGCGAGCCGATACACCGAAGCGCGTATGACGGCCCATGCCGAAGCGCTGCTCGAAGGTCTGAACGAGAACGCTGTCGACTACCGTCCGAACTACGATGGTACGCTGGAAGAGCCTGTCGTGCTCCCCGCTGCGTTCCCGAACCTACTGGCCAACGGTGCGTCGGGTATCGCGGTCGGTATGGCGACAAACATTCCGCCGCATAACCTGCACGAGCTGATCGAAGCTTGTCTGCACCTCATCAAGTCGCCCGACGCGCGCGACGAGACCCTGATGCAGTACGTGCCGGGGCCGGATTTTCCGACGGGCGGTATCATTGTTGAACCGCGCGAATCCATTGCCGAGACGTACCGCACGGGTCGCGGCTCGATCCGCCTGCGTGCTCGCTGGGAGATCGAAGACCTTGGCCGCGGTCAGTGGCAAGCTGTTGTCACCGAGATCCCGTATCAGGTCCAGAAATCCAAGCTGATCGAAAAGCTGGCCGAGGTCATCCAGACCAAGAAGGTCCCGCTGCTCGCCGACGTGCGGGACGAATCCGCCGACGACATCCGCATCGTGCTGGAACCGCGCGCCAAGACGGTCGAGCCCGAGATGCTAATGGGCATGCTGTTCAAGAATTCGGACCTCGAGTTGCGGTTCAGCATGAACATGAACGTGCTGATCGACGGCGTGACGCCGAAGGTCTGCTCGATGAAGGAAGTGCTGCGCGCCTTCCTCGACCACCGCCGCGAAGTGCTCTGCCGCCGCAGCCAGCACCGCATGGACAAGATCGACCACCGTCTGGAGGTGCTCGAAGGCCTGATCATCGCCTTCCTCAACCTCGACCGCGTGATCGACATTATCCGCTACGACAACGATCCCAAAGCCGCGTTGATGGCCGAGGATTGGTCGATCAAGCGCAAGCGCGCCACCGACGAGACGGACTATGTCTCGCCGCTGCCTTCGAAGGGTGAAGGCGAGCTGACCGAGGTTCAGGCCGAAGCGATTCTCAACATGCGTCTGCGCAGCTTGCGCCGCCTTGAAGAAATCGAACTGACCCGCGAGCGCGATGCGTTGCTTGAAGAGCGCGCTGGGCTGGTCGAACTGCTGGCCGACAACGGTAAGCAGTGGGCGAAGATTGCCGAAGAACTCCGCGAGACCCGCAAGCAGTTCGGCCATAGCGCCGAGCGCGGGAAGCGCCTGACGACCTTCGCTGACGCTGCCGAGGTCGAAGAAGTCCCTATGGAAGCGATGATCGAGCGCGAGCCGATCACAGTGATCTGTTCCAAGATGGGCTGGATTCGCGCGATGAAAGGGCACGTCAGCCTCGACACCGAATTCAAGTTCAAAGACGGCGACGAGGGCCGCTTCGCCTTTCACGCAGAGACGACGGACAAGATGATCGTCGTTGGCTCCAACGGACGATTCTACACTTTGCTTGGTGCGAACCTTCCGGGTGGCCGCGGCATGGGTGAGCCTCTGCGTCTGATGATCGACCTGCCGAACGACGTGGAAATCGTCGATATCCTCGTTCACCAGACCGGCCGCAAACTGCTGGTGGCGTCCTCCGAAGGTGACGGTTTCATCGTTCCCGAAGCAGAGGTTATGGCGCAGACCCGTGCCGGTAAGCAGGTGCTCAACGTCAAGGACGGCATCGTGACGCGCGTGGTGAAGCCGGTTGTGGGTGATACCGTCGCTGTCGTGGGCGAAAACCGCAAGGTATTGGTCTTCCCGATCGAAGAATTGCCCGAGATGACGCGCGGCAAAGGCGTACGTCTGCAAAAGTACAAGGACGGCGGCCTTTCGGACGCCACGACCTTCAACATTGCCGATGGCCTTTCGTGGTTCGATCCCGCCGGTCGCAAGCGCACGGAAACCGAGCTGGCCGAATGGTCCGGCAAGCGTGCGGGCACCGGACGGATGGCACCGCGCGGCTTCCCGCGTGACAACAAATTTAACTGA
- the nusG gene encoding transcription termination/antitermination protein NusG, protein MAKRWYSVSVLSNFEKKIAEQIRAKVEEQGLEDQIDEVLVPTEEVIEVRRGKKVPTERRFMPGYVLVHMEMSDEGYHLVNSINRVTGFLGPQGRPMPMRDAEVQAILGRVEEGQEAPRVEIRFEIGEKVKVNDGPFEGFDGMVEEVDEDNQRLKVTVSIFGRATPVELEFTQVAKQA, encoded by the coding sequence ATGGCGAAACGGTGGTACTCGGTTAGCGTTCTCTCGAACTTCGAAAAGAAGATCGCCGAACAAATCCGCGCCAAGGTCGAAGAGCAGGGTCTCGAAGACCAGATCGACGAAGTTCTGGTTCCGACCGAAGAGGTCATCGAGGTCCGTCGCGGTAAGAAAGTGCCGACTGAACGCCGGTTTATGCCGGGTTACGTTCTGGTGCACATGGAAATGTCGGACGAGGGCTATCACCTCGTCAACTCGATCAACCGGGTCACCGGTTTCCTTGGCCCGCAGGGTCGCCCGATGCCGATGCGTGATGCAGAGGTTCAGGCAATCCTCGGCCGCGTCGAAGAAGGTCAGGAGGCTCCGCGTGTGGAGATCCGCTTCGAGATCGGCGAGAAGGTCAAAGTAAACGACGGCCCGTTCGAAGGCTTCGATGGCATGGTCGAGGAAGTAGACGAAGACAATCAGCGCCTGAAGGTGACTGTCTCGATCTTTGGCCGCGCTACGCCGGTCGAACTGGAATTCACTCAGGTCGCCAAGCAGGCCTGA
- the rplJ gene encoding 50S ribosomal protein L10, protein MDRAQKEKVVEELGQIFESSGVVVVARYEGMTVAEMQDLRAQMRDAGGAVRVAKNKLAKIALEGKPCESIGDFLTGMTVLTYSEDPTAAARVMDKYAKGNDKLVILGGAMGETALDQAGVKAVAQLPSREELIAQIVSCIGAPASNIAGAIGAPASNIASILSTIEENAA, encoded by the coding sequence GTGGATAGAGCCCAGAAAGAGAAAGTGGTCGAGGAACTCGGCCAGATCTTTGAAAGCTCTGGCGTCGTGGTGGTTGCCCGCTACGAAGGCATGACAGTCGCTGAAATGCAGGACCTCCGCGCGCAGATGCGCGATGCGGGTGGTGCTGTACGCGTTGCCAAGAACAAGCTCGCCAAGATCGCCCTCGAGGGTAAGCCGTGCGAAAGCATCGGTGACTTCCTCACGGGCATGACCGTACTCACCTACTCCGAAGACCCGACTGCTGCTGCACGGGTCATGGACAAGTACGCCAAAGGCAACGACAAGCTCGTTATCCTCGGTGGTGCTATGGGTGAAACGGCCCTGGACCAGGCTGGTGTCAAAGCTGTGGCCCAACTGCCGTCGCGCGAAGAGCTTATCGCTCAGATCGTGTCGTGCATTGGTGCACCCGCTTCGAACATCGCCGGTGCCATCGGCGCGCCTGCTTCGAACATCGCCAGCATTCTCTCGACCATCGAAGAGAACGCTGCGTAA
- the rplA gene encoding 50S ribosomal protein L1, which produces MAKLGKRIVAARAAFEGKENLSVTEAVALVKDNAKAKFDETVEVALNLGVDPRHADQMVRGTVNLPNGTGKTVRVAVFARGDKAEEAKAAGADVVGAEDLMETVQGGKIDFDRCIATPDMMPIVGRLGKVLGPRNLMPNPKIGTVTMDVTEAVKAAKGGQVQFKVEKAGVIHAGIGKASFDAAALEENLKAFVDAVQKAKPAGAKGAYMKKVSISSTMGPGVSVDVSSATGN; this is translated from the coding sequence ATGGCAAAACTCGGTAAGCGTATCGTAGCAGCTCGCGCTGCATTCGAAGGCAAAGAAAACCTGTCGGTCACCGAAGCTGTTGCTCTGGTAAAAGACAATGCCAAAGCCAAGTTCGACGAGACTGTTGAAGTCGCTCTGAACCTCGGCGTTGACCCGCGTCACGCTGACCAGATGGTTCGTGGCACTGTCAACCTCCCGAACGGCACCGGTAAGACTGTTCGCGTTGCTGTTTTCGCTCGTGGCGACAAGGCTGAAGAAGCCAAAGCTGCTGGCGCAGACGTCGTTGGCGCAGAAGACCTGATGGAAACCGTACAAGGCGGCAAGATCGACTTTGATCGCTGCATTGCTACCCCGGACATGATGCCGATCGTCGGCCGTCTGGGTAAGGTCCTCGGCCCGCGCAACCTGATGCCGAACCCGAAGATCGGTACTGTAACCATGGACGTGACCGAAGCTGTTAAGGCAGCCAAGGGCGGTCAGGTTCAGTTCAAGGTCGAAAAAGCCGGTGTTATCCACGCTGGTATCGGTAAAGCATCGTTCGACGCTGCTGCTCTCGAAGAAAACCTGAAGGCTTTCGTCGACGCAGTTCAAAAAGCCAAGCCGGCTGGTGCCAAGGGCGCCTACATGAAGAAAGTCTCGATCTCCTCGACCATGGGTCCGGGCGTATCGGTTGACGTTTCGTCGGCTACCGGCAACTAA
- the secE gene encoding preprotein translocase subunit SecE encodes MARTNPIQFIQQTRAEIAKVVWPSRREVVMTTAMVLFMVILLAVFFSLTDLIIRFGLYDLILKQ; translated from the coding sequence ATGGCCCGGACCAATCCGATTCAGTTTATCCAGCAAACCCGTGCTGAAATTGCCAAGGTTGTCTGGCCGTCGCGCCGCGAAGTCGTCATGACCACCGCTATGGTGCTGTTCATGGTCATTCTGCTGGCAGTGTTCTTCTCGCTGACCGATCTGATCATCCGCTTCGGTCTCTACGATCTGATTCTGAAGCAGTAA
- a CDS encoding glycosyltransferase family 2 protein, which produces MSAEEPDCPISVIIPFYDETAFLPAAVESVIAQGIDGIEIIVVNDNPEVFGEAAFEGLQATVIHHEQNRGLSAARNSGIAAARGQHIAFLDADDYYLSGGLKAQWEYAVETGADMTHAQTLMTAVCSTKTVILPRDQRLFRKSGVRGGLSKSERCQFIVSSWSSIYSADFLARHALRFDEEQRKFEDRLFVLDAVCSAETIAYLGRPTRVWRKRAGSISTSSTGFDEHHLQLGLIEKCTALVADRSGHHGLPERVYQRELFQAISRIVWDTRLLEMLAKGGAEYDPLRERVLKLVRSEKLKPRTLSDTLVMRISRIGEQTARGCIEEGDFLHIVRYLCEGKFDKAYSVVAQEPSPVQKTLPNLILHLGLHKTGTTSIQNWCLAHRNQLLARGVLFPKAGLPTDFQPIREGGFPGHQGLMKPNADAWDNLRQEIAESGCETVIISCENMLMPLRPDRDKQIAALGVRLREFASIRIVVGVRRPDVWLDRFYREIVSNGHGAGARSVDEFLCEYQKQLLDLPALLAPFAALGEVELVDYAEGPVARFARMFKMAEGVTDLSYPSPSANANAGARLINASLTDKQRRISALREYFQLIEPEATGPSLLTYQQRREAVELFRMKSGDWAAERGYMPDYDTMIAEIEGEQASPPRDLPQPQLELALRCIQRAEINHPTKRPRPKSAPPSVTFMLQPWVWRLIQWLRGR; this is translated from the coding sequence ATGAGCGCCGAAGAACCCGACTGCCCGATTTCCGTCATCATACCGTTTTATGACGAGACAGCCTTCTTGCCGGCTGCGGTCGAGAGTGTGATCGCGCAGGGAATCGATGGCATCGAGATCATCGTGGTGAACGACAATCCCGAGGTATTCGGCGAAGCGGCGTTCGAAGGTCTGCAAGCGACGGTAATCCATCACGAACAAAATCGCGGGCTGTCCGCCGCGCGTAACTCTGGCATCGCGGCCGCGCGGGGGCAGCACATCGCGTTTCTCGACGCTGACGATTACTACCTGAGCGGCGGGCTGAAAGCGCAGTGGGAATACGCCGTGGAAACCGGCGCAGACATGACGCATGCGCAGACGTTGATGACTGCGGTTTGCAGTACGAAGACTGTCATCCTTCCCCGTGACCAGCGCCTGTTTCGAAAATCCGGCGTGCGAGGCGGTCTAAGCAAGAGCGAGCGATGCCAGTTTATCGTGTCGAGTTGGTCCAGCATCTATAGCGCGGATTTTCTGGCACGGCACGCGCTCCGGTTTGACGAAGAGCAACGCAAGTTCGAGGATCGGCTCTTCGTTCTGGACGCTGTTTGTAGCGCGGAGACGATTGCCTATCTCGGGCGTCCCACGCGGGTCTGGCGCAAGCGGGCAGGGTCTATCTCAACCAGTTCCACTGGTTTCGACGAGCATCATCTGCAACTCGGGCTGATCGAGAAATGCACCGCATTGGTGGCTGACCGCTCGGGGCATCACGGATTGCCTGAGCGGGTATATCAGCGCGAACTGTTCCAAGCGATCTCTCGGATCGTTTGGGATACACGCTTGCTGGAGATGCTGGCAAAGGGCGGTGCGGAGTACGATCCACTGCGGGAGCGGGTGCTCAAACTGGTCCGGTCGGAGAAGCTGAAACCGCGCACACTCAGTGACACGCTTGTCATGCGGATTAGCAGGATCGGAGAGCAAACGGCGCGTGGCTGCATCGAAGAGGGCGATTTCCTCCACATCGTGCGATATCTATGTGAGGGGAAATTCGACAAGGCGTACAGCGTGGTTGCGCAAGAGCCATCGCCGGTGCAGAAAACCTTGCCGAATTTGATCCTGCACCTTGGGCTACACAAGACTGGCACCACCAGCATTCAAAACTGGTGCTTGGCGCATAGAAATCAGTTGCTGGCGCGCGGTGTCCTTTTCCCGAAAGCCGGTCTGCCAACCGACTTCCAGCCTATCAGAGAGGGTGGCTTCCCGGGGCATCAAGGGCTGATGAAGCCCAATGCGGATGCTTGGGATAATTTGCGTCAGGAAATTGCTGAGAGCGGGTGCGAGACGGTGATCATCAGCTGTGAAAACATGCTGATGCCGCTGCGACCCGACCGCGACAAACAGATTGCGGCGCTGGGCGTACGGCTTCGGGAATTCGCGAGCATCCGCATCGTCGTGGGTGTCCGTCGCCCCGATGTCTGGCTTGATCGTTTCTATCGGGAGATCGTGTCGAACGGACATGGCGCGGGCGCTAGGTCGGTCGACGAATTTCTGTGTGAGTACCAAAAGCAACTGCTTGATCTGCCCGCTCTGCTCGCTCCTTTTGCGGCGCTGGGCGAGGTTGAGCTTGTCGATTATGCCGAGGGACCGGTCGCTAGATTTGCGCGGATGTTTAAGATGGCTGAAGGCGTGACCGACCTTTCGTATCCGTCGCCCAGTGCCAATGCCAACGCTGGCGCTCGGCTTATCAATGCCAGTCTAACCGACAAGCAAAGACGGATAAGTGCGCTGCGGGAATACTTCCAGCTCATAGAGCCGGAGGCGACGGGCCCGAGCTTGCTTACTTACCAACAACGGCGCGAGGCGGTTGAACTCTTCCGGATGAAATCCGGCGACTGGGCGGCTGAGCGTGGATACATGCCAGACTACGACACCATGATTGCTGAAATCGAAGGCGAACAGGCATCTCCACCTCGTGACCTTCCGCAGCCGCAGCTCGAACTTGCGCTGCGCTGTATCCAGAGAGCCGAAATCAACCATCCGACCAAGCGGCCAAGGCCAAAGAGCGCACCGCCATCGGTGACCTTCATGCTCCAACCATGGGTCTGGCGCCTGATCCAATGGCTTCGCGGGCGCTAA